Genomic window (Oryzias latipes chromosome 17, ASM223467v1):
ATTTCCTATAAGGTCTTGATTCAGAAGcatataaaacatgttttcctaGAGTAAATAACATTTGTGATTATGCGggaacttcatttttttcctttttgtgagaGATTGTTGGACTCTCATTTCAAGACTAAACCATGAGACACTGACAGAAGGTTAAAGTCTTCCTTTGAGCAGGATCATCATCACAGATGTGGTAATAAAGGATTCCTATTTATACCGTTTTATTCTGATGAAATTCTGATAACATTTAAACAGAAACTGTCAAATTGTGACCAgtatgtatttgtatttttcttacatttttttttataatcatcaagtaaaaaaaactacaatcgTAACATTATTATCCAATACTATCTAGGACATGTCCTTCCAATACAGTGTCGCCATCAAGATTAAGTGATAATAATGCTACATTTGTACTGAAAAGGGTGAAGGAAAGAAATTCAGCAGGCGTCGCATCTATTCACGGCGGACAGCAGTCATTTTTCTCTGTAAAATAGCAAATACGCCTTCAGGGACTCTGGCAGCGGTAAAGCCAGTATTTGGTCTCTCAACACGTTCTCCTGCTTGACGATTTCAATGTCGCCAATGTCTCTTTCTTCctgatcttcctcctcctccacttccTTGTGCTCTTCCTCGGGGTGTTCCTCCTCTTCGCTCTCCACCATTTGGGGTATGAGCTGGTTTCCTACAAAAACGTAGGTGCTGATACGCCGTCGGCGACATCGCCTGCGCTTGCGCTTCTGGGGGACCCTCTGCACCGCCCCCTTCCCCTGACTGTTCTCGTTTGAGAGGTTTCTGAGAGTGCGGCGGATGTAGATCCTGGAAAGGTCCTGGAGGCTGCGGACGGACACGGGAGCTGAGGACGAAGAGGAGGACAGCCTTAGATGGAAACGTGGCACCAAAAACACCAGAGCCCTCCTTCTGAAAGCTTAGCGGTCAAAACTAAGAAGCAGCGGGTTCAAATACCGTTGCCTGGGTGACTACTCGATTCTGATAGGCTGCAGGGTGTCCATTGAAAAATGataatggacacatttaaaagaggttctagtaaaaataaaaaataaaaacctgactGTTCTAGATCAGGGGCCAcaacttttaacttttaaaaagtaatttgggTAAGTTTCTTAAAAAACCCAGCAAGAGCAACAAACTCCCACCTCAAcgttttagaaaaatacacttcaaTTACGTTTTTGTagcctgtcatttttaaaatgtgccttttaaatatttacaactaTTGAATTATAAccgttttatattttttatggcaaaaacaagtactttttaaatgaaaatacaccCTGTGTAAAATAAGATCCTGCTGCTGCACCAGATTTagttgtattaaaaataaaagaaagttaaattagaTGCAAATGTAAATGCATGCAAATGCAACTATAGGCCTATGCTTTAATTTACCTCTGGACTTTACCTACACACCATTGTGCAGAAGGAGATGAAATTATGTTCTATTCCAGTAATAAATCACTGATAGTAGATACAACCTTTTACCAAAATATCAATCAGTTATCTGATAAAACTCTAAACATAAATGACTAAAGGTAAaactaaaacacatttaatcaacaaaagcaataaaagcgATCTAGGAAAATACTttggaactttttttctttataacaaACTTTTGCTCCGTCATTTTGACAGAAACAAGCAATGAGAGGTGAATTTCCCCTCAGAAATGATGATTTGTATCACTTAACATCCCGTTTGGCATGTATACcactctcttctgctggttAGTGCTTGTATGtgagctgcagcagacagaGGCCTGGTAGCCGTTATCATGACATCACACGAGAGATTTAATAATCCGCttcttcagaaaaataatttcaaaattaaaaaatacaagattAAAGGGAAGTATAAGTCGCGTTATTTTGCATAGTTCGGCCAGaagtgcaacttatactcagaGGTGACTTATATgcgatttttaaaaacatttatgggcTCATATTcgttattttcccactaacaaccgcTAGAGGGTGCTGTAGGTGTGTATCAATGTTTGCTACTGACAGTCGTGCACAAGAAGAAAATCGACATCGGCAAGAATCTGATGAAATCCTTTTTCATGAAATTTCATGAAATCGGATTTCATGAAATCATGAAATCCGATCGTTCTCTTGaatattttgtgatatttttcttttttgcattgagaaaaatgtttatttttttccttcctcttaCTAGTGCGGGACAagaagtcatcaaactgggttaaAGAGACACAGAAGTAGTGCTGAAAGCGCAGTCATTCAGACGCAGGTTCTACACTACAAGGTAAAGATCAACatacattttctcattttcagaaATTGATAGATGATGTGAAAGTTTGAACCATCCTCCGTTTggcaatttcctttgtttattATGCAGTCTAATTTCAATATGTTGGCAAACTTTAAACCTCAAAAGGAGTTAAAGGCAACAAAGACGGCTTCTTTGCTGAAGGAGCGTAACTTACGCAGCTGCACGGTTTCCTGCTTCTTCccatctgctctgctctgctgcaccaAGGGGGCAAAGGACACTGCTAGGATGTCTCTTCTCTCCCATGTGCACTGGCCCGTCCTGGTTATCTGGgtcagctgcagaaacagaccAAACAGTTGACTCAGCACTGAACAGACACAGACGTGGTACAGTCCATCTGAAAGGCTTCAAAGACCCAACGTTTATTCTTCTCCACCGAAGAAGCCGCTGCTCAAGAGTTCCTTAAAAAAAGCCCAGAACTTTCCTCTGTTTGGGGTCTGTGTGCTCAAAAAGAGCAGGTTTCCAGGGTTGCTCAGCAGATCGACCAGAGAACATTGAGCATTTCAGGAGAAAAGCCTTAAAACCCTGACTGGTGCCCAAAAAGTTTGAAGGACTACAAGTAGATCAATCAcaggaaaatatttttgtgcCATATATTTATTCTATCTAAACTaaatgttggtttgttttttagaaaaggaacaaaaagttaaaaaagcttaattaaatgtttaaagtgGTCCTTCGTTTATCATGGATAATAGTATAAAAAGCTATAAATGGTTAAATCTGCAAAGTTGTCATCTAAATTTTTCTACAACTATTATACAGTAGATGTGCTAGGCTCTAAAACCTCAAGGACCTTATTCACTTTTCTCAgaaagacatgaacattttcagacttttctctCTTCTCTCAAAGTTCAATATTTCACAGAAAAGTCCAGTATTTCTGCTAGCGATCAAAGATTTCTGCGAATTTGCCAAGATGCAGCATTTTACAGTTTATGAGATGAACACATTCTGTGCAGTAGACATTGATTGACAATGGCCTACAGCCAATCAgcatgcagaacacaatgccctattaaaaaaaacaaaacaacaaaaatgcgCTAAAATAAATTGACAAACCATGTTACTACAATGAACCACTTTATGCATGAAACAAATTCCtcaacaaacaaataatttttgagacatttgcttaaattttaatcaaaataaacagaattcaAAACAAATCAACCTGCTGCAAAACTCTAAGAATAAGTAGAAATGTCAACAGGTGAAAGTAAACAAAGATAAAACACAGAATTAGTCATAAATCATGACCTACATCTCCATGAATGCATGTAAATCTCTAGAAATCACCTTTTATCATTCAACtatattcatttgtttatatgtaaagaataaagaaaagtgTAAATATTTGCATCCTATCAGGTTTGGAATCCACATCTTCTCTAAGGACCAAATCTCTCTTGGAGGTTTTCTTCATCTCATTTGTTTTGAAGTTGTGCTCTAACTTGGcaggaaatgtttttatgaCCTTAAATCTGACTTGTTCTGTATTAACTGGTGTATCATGTTGCACGATAACATCTGGTTTGAATTATTAAGGTAAAATCAGCACCGGGGGGGCCtcagtaaaaaatatttaacaagacaaaaaaaaattagatctCCCAGTCTAGATTATATCTcatcacaggaaaaaaaactgtgactaAAGAGTGTTTTCATACGTTCTAATTCCCTCATTAAAGCAACATTTTGAAGCCCTGAGAGATTGAATTTACTGTGACTGAAGTGAGCGGCACTAACTTGTTTGATGAGTTTGGCTGGCCGGCAGTCTCTTTTGACTCAATCTGTTCATTTGCTGCTAATTTCCCTGATCAATCGCTATCTAATTCCTTTACTAGTGAATGGTAGCAAACGGTTACTAGAACTTTGATTGTTATTAGCCAACCTCAAAGCCATTCAAAGTCCAACCCATTTAATGACGGGTGGGCCTATAGATGTGCTTCACCTCAGAGCTCTGGTGAACCAAATGCCGTTTTCTCGTCCAGTGGTTTGGATTTCTTGTGTGTATCTGAAGCATGGCTGTCTGTTGGTGACTCgagtatttttttacttttgccacCTGGTGTCAACTATTTCAACTCTTCACTGACTTTGGGTCGAGGAGGAGAAATACCATGATAAAGAGTCTATAAGTCCAAACATCTCGTCTTATCGTCCTTGAGCTTCTCAAGCTTTGAACTCAGTTTATTCAAGGTGTGTGACTGAACAAACACAGTGAATAGAGAGAGAAATTTCTTTACCTGTTTGACTGAAATGATCCCTAAATATGTCCGTGTTCTCACAGTGGGGGACTAAGCCTAAAGGAACCTTATATTCTTTCTATCTTTAGCAGGCGGTGTCTGAACTCATGAACCTATAGTTTCTTCTCATTAGCACCTGTAacccagttgtttttttttccaatcatcCTCTTTTATCTAACCTACATTAGTTCAGAAACCCCCAGCTAAACGGCTCTGTCGCATCATTAGCTCTTCCACTGTAGCTCACTTTTCCACAGCCTTTACCCAAATCTGTGCTATGCCTCTTGCAGTACAGCGCAGCTCACTCTATGGTTTCACttcactttactttactttttataatacttaaagtattttaattgtattttacaGGACTTTTAGATTATGAAAGGTTCTTTAATTACAGTTGGATTGGATTTACCTTTCAGAAAGTaaagctttttaatttaaacttaaaaaaaatgataatagtTTTTTGCGAAATCAAACTACGTTTTGTAAAATGTCAGCAAAACTTACAGTTAACTCGCTTCAGAAAAGGATGAACATGAGACGGCTTAGGATGTTTTAAAACAGCACCATTGAGACTGATACTGTAGCTCTTAAGTGAGCCTCAATGGCACTTAACATTAATACCAATAAAATACAGATCAATATGATAGTACACACTTACAGTGTTTCACAGTTCAAGCACCCTCAACCTTCGGAGTCTGTAAATGATGCAGATTTGAAGGGATTTCtcaaataaaaatgaggatAACCAGTGGTAAACCACATTACCGAATGtgtgtctgcttttttttttacaaagtcctGCACACACTCTCCTTTTTGAGATTTGTCTGGCATGGAGAGTAATTTCAGAAAGTTTGGGAGGAGACGGAAAAAATGAGAATGTCAGCTTGGTGCTGATGAAAGGCCCCAAAAGAGAGAAAGATGTGTTTTGAAAATGATTCGCATTAGTGAGGAGGCAGGCAGGCTGTGTGAGGTTCAGCTCTAATGCTTTCAAAACTGTTTGATCTTAGAAATACATCTACTTCCAATTCTATCTAATTACTTTCCCACAAATTTTATCAAGTGTATGGCCCATTTTGCATTTATATTATTTGATAcacaaaattgatttaaaaagggcaaaaaagtGACAAATCTCCTAAACTTTCCCATCATTTCTAACATCACATGATATATTTAGCACTGTTTAAGCTTTTTACATAGATCCATACATGTTAAGGCAGATAAAGCCTAAAAATGCACAAAGTTGCATAGTATGGATTGTTGCAGAatgctgtttttatcatgttttccCTTTGTATTCTGACATTTCAATCGCAATCAGGACACATCAAAACTGAATCAGTCTAATAGCTCGCTGCACTTACCTGATCCTCTATGGGCATCACCAGTATGCCGCCAATTTTGAGCAGTACTTTCATGTAATTTTCGTGATCTTTCTGCACTCCAGCACCACAATAAATGCGATCGTACTGGTGACTGTCTGTGGAGATTTCCAGGCAATTCCCCACCACAAAGGCTGGCTCACAGAACTCAAACCTGTGAAAAGGACcataaaaatatgagaaaagCTTTcatggaaatgtgtttttctctcCGTTAGGCTCattgtcacatttttaaaatgtgagaaaaaaaacacacacacacacagctttaGATCCATCTTCACACATGCAGTTTTTCATATGAGGGTGCAAAAAATAAGGAAGTCTAAAGAAAATTTGTCTAATGCAGAATTATTCATCTTTAGCCCTCTGCATATTTTCCAAGTTTACTACCTAAACAAATCTCATGTGGCTGATTGTGAAGCTCTGCATAGAGTTAATAATGGCAGGTCATCAAAGGCAGGTACATTTAGTCACATGCAACTGAACAGGGGTTAACCTGCTGCGGGTTTTTGAGTTGTCCGGTTCTGTcaagggttgtagagaggagctcaggtgtgttttgcagttcccttaaggcaggggggtcaaactccaggccttcaGGGCCAGCCTTCTGCTGGTTTTCATGAAATCCTGCcgtatctgctgctgatttccATTATCAGGTTTgcttagccaataaggagcttcaatggcaatTTGGGTTGATCTGTGCGGGTGATGCAGGTTTTCGGGCTGTTCGGATTTTCGagttgttggaaaacatgtaggacaccggcccacCATGCCTGGATTCTGATACACATGCCTTACGGCTTGTGCGGTCACCCTCAAGGGAgaccatgaaaatggaatgtatgATTGTTGGGCATGTGGTATGGGTTTCATTAGTATTCGTCAAGCCGTTCACATCTCTGCAAAGTCTGTTCAAGCGaacacttccaatgaaaagtctatgaaaCGCACGTAAACGCATGTTTCGGGCTTCAGTGGTCAAAACTCTCGCCTTCACGCCTTgttgctacgcaagtttctatgactgtTTTCAGGCACTATCTACGAAATACACAGCCACTGAAAATGCTTTGAAAGTTatccaggttgaactttgaccaatcagagactatGTAGTGACATTGGGATAATCtcctttttcattcacaaaagtgccaaccatttaaaaattggtcatgaaggagaaattgatcattgtggtttgtgcccggccagaattcTAAGACACCAATTCTTTcgtatattggaatagagctgtgaaaaaaaaagcctgaagcaagatccTTGAGTTTTGACATTTCTCACCAGGCCTTTACCAACTGTAGGGggtggacatgcactagtaaacagtagaaaaaagaagaacCCCTTCCCTGCTTGTAGAGCGTGATCATCGTGGGCTAAATGCATGTTCAAGGAACCAGAGTTTAGTGTGTTCTTGAACGCGAGTTATATTCCTGGTGGGAATGTAGCTTTAGACTACTGTAAATTGcatgcacttatgacatacaggTGACACTGTCGTACAGTGTCcctacgccacactctagtcgttagcAAGATGCGTGCACTGGATCCTTACCGACTGcgcgcaaatgctgcacgcacagggTAAACATGTGATTCCTAAGTGCCATACGACATTGGTAAGATGTCGACAGAaactgattgtctaatttcttcatttctaacagtctgGCTGCACACAAGGAATGCACAAAGGGCACGCATTTATCACTTGAACTGCACTAACCGCCCCCTTTTGCCTTGGCAGGGTCTCAGCTACTTTACGCTgatgtgttgtataagtgttcactacgacctgtcgctcGCAGCTTTGCCattgaaaaaatgtacatgaccatttttgctctacaaGCTTACTGAGCGGTCTACCAACTTgatattttcacctttgataTGGTTTCCCCATATTTGTCCGCAAACAGCCCGTTTCCACCCAAAAGGGTGGAAAGCCACCAAAGACTAAGGCTTTCGTGGGTCCTGACAATCAGAGTTAGGAAACTATCAATTACATTGATAATAAATTGGAGTaacttttttccccacagcGATCTAAGCACTTCTATGAATTTGTAAATAAGTGTAGCGGTTCACAGAACAACTTCCCTCCTTCCTGGAGATTTGAACGAAGCCTAATCTCACTGTTTTAGTGTAAAAAGCCACAAtgaatttgatcaattttaattgcatttaCCACTAACCTACCACTCCGTAAATAGACTAAActcagtcagaaaaaaaaaacgaatcagccaaataaaaacaaagtaaatgtatttttgattaACTTTAAGAGGGGTTCTGTGGATGATTTTGTTCCAGGCTCCCTTTTGGTCTGATCCGTTTGCTAGGCAACTGCAGGAGTGTTTTCATCGTTTCTCATATCCTACCAAAattagaaaatgtttattttctcttttaaaaataaaataaaaatatatttcagatgtgtttgtgttttccttcaaGGGCATATTCTTACTTATCAAAGCTGTCGCTGTTCTTTATGAAGTCTTCCAGTTTCTGTCTGGCATACTCAACTACATCCTTGTGGATCTCCACCCCATGATTCACGCCGAATGGACctagaaaggagaaaaaacaaatgacctGTActcgttttttatttattcatgtggaGCTGTTTTGGTGTTTATTTTGTTACATATTATAAAAACTCACTTGACGAATTCTCTGTGTTTGAATGATAGTAGCTTCAGCCACTCTATTATAGAAGAACATGCCAGAAAACCTGCCCATCTTACCGCTAAAAAGACACATTACCTATGATGAGGCCAACCATGGTGCTCAGGTATCCAGTTCCACTCCCCAGATTGAGAAAGGAAAGTCCTGGCTGTAGCTTGAGGGCCTCCATCACCTCTGAGTATATACAGGGAGCAGACAGGTGTATGTTTCCGTGTTTCCACGCCAAGTCCTTATAGGCACTGTCCCGGTAGCCATCCAGATAATAGTCGCCGCGGTCTATGGCCCGAAACGCCTGCTCCACTTTTTCAGTGCGAATGTACTGAGCTTCCTTCAGGTTATCAATAAGGTCATCGTTGTCCTCCCCGGCGCTCACGGCTCCCCCCATGACGCAAAGAGAAGGAACACACAAGGAAGGGCTGAACTGCTACACCGGATGAGTGACGTCCGCTCACAGCCACATGGAGGGACGGACGCTGGCCGTTGGAATGTGAGCCGCTGAGTGTCGGTTCAGAGGACGTTCATGTCCGGGCGGCAGGTGACCTGTGAAGAACCACATATGGTAAGCAGTTCTGCAGTGACAGGACGTTTGATGGAAGATTGATTATCTCTGATTAAATGATTAAATCTACAAGGTTTACAGTCACGATCTCTCCTTAAGCTACCGTCACTGCAgtgctgaaagacccactccaaagaaaattgtgttttgggcgtttttaacatgttcttgtggcatttttctaataatagAGGACATAGATAAatgaaattaagtttaaaactgcatttcatttctgaaaaactctttattcaaattgttgtgaatcaggagcagacaaaaaaaggcaactggaaaaagcttgtaagtgtgacgTGGAAGCTACATTGTACAACAGCCCATAAGCCCCCTGCTCACTTGAAATCTGGCTCGAAactccatgtttttgttttttccgcTAATGCTCGCCCTTTCTTATTGCATGAGTTGGTCTGAGTTGTgtagggctgtaagctagcagcagAGCGTctcaacagatggatgatgggaaggagtTGGGTTCAGTCCataccaacagtcctgcccacaactcagaggtgaattctgATGGGctcctgctgctcagcagaaactgtgtcctagaaaatgacacagtttgtcttttatgttggctaaaaatggcatagttaaaaagaaaacactgggaATGTTAATAGATCTaaagattattggagtgggacaTTAACCTTAATGACATCTGCAGTTAGTTACCAGAAAAATCCTGCTGACATAAACTGAACGcctgaaaggtaaaaaaaacaaaaaaaaaaacaacctttaatgTGAAAagaatattattttttctttctttttttaactttttgtttaacaagtttatatttatgttaaaaaattttgatcatttctttttgtaacTGTCTGTTTGTAGTTTTGACTCTTTTTTAGAATTGAATTTAAGtagcaaaaacattaaataagtttaaaaGCTACGgtaataatgaaagaaaaaaaataaaaagaaattagattttataataaaaagctg
Coding sequences:
- the pcmtd1 gene encoding protein-L-isoaspartate O-methyltransferase domain-containing protein 1, encoding MGGAVSAGEDNDDLIDNLKEAQYIRTEKVEQAFRAIDRGDYYLDGYRDSAYKDLAWKHGNIHLSAPCIYSEVMEALKLQPGLSFLNLGSGTGYLSTMVGLIIGPFGVNHGVEIHKDVVEYARQKLEDFIKNSDSFDKFEFCEPAFVVGNCLEISTDSHQYDRIYCGAGVQKDHENYMKVLLKIGGILVMPIEDQLTQITRTGQCTWERRDILAVSFAPLVQQSRADGKKQETVQLPPVSVRSLQDLSRIYIRRTLRNLSNENSQGKGAVQRVPQKRKRRRCRRRRISTYVFVGNQLIPQMVESEEEEHPEEEHKEVEEEEDQEERDIGDIEIVKQENVLRDQILALPLPESLKAYLLFYREK